The region TCCCCAGACATCGGATTGCATCTTCCAGCTAAAGTGGAAAATCACGATGGAGAGAGAGTTGTACATCCAGAACAGACCCAGGAAAACGTGATCCCAGCCGGATACTTGGCAGGTACCACCCCGACCAGGCCCGTCGCAAGGGAAGCGGAAACCTAATTCACTCTTATCAGGAATCAGGCGAGAGCTACGGGCAAATAAAACGCCTTTGAGCAGAATTAAAACCGTAACGTGAATCGTGAAGGCATGGATATGGTGAACCATGAAGTCCGCCGTACCTAACACGATTGGCATCATTGCCACTTTGCCGCCGACGGCAACAACACCGCCGCCAAACACAGGGCTAACACTGGCCAAAGCATGGGGAGCAGTGCTACCCGGAGCTAGGGCGTGAATGTGTTGTACCCATTGGGCAAACACAGGTTGGAGTTGAATCCCTGTATCGGAGAACATATCTTGGGGACGACCAAATGCACGCATTGTGTCGTTATGGACGTACAAGCCGAAGCTGTGGAAGCCCAAGAAGATACAGACCCAGTTCAGGTGGGAGATAATTGCATCGCGGTGACGAAGCACACGATCGAGCAAGTTGTTAACGTTGTTGGCCGGAACGTAATCGCGCACCATAAAGATGGAAGCGTGAGCGCCCGCACCCACAATCAGGAATCCGCCAATCCACATATGGTGGGTGAACAGAGACAACTGCGTGGGGTAATCCGTCGCAATGTATGGATAGGGAGGCATTGAGTACATGTGGTGAGCCACAATGATGCTCAAAGATCCCATCAGTGCGAGGTTAATCGCCAACTGAGCGTGCCAAGAGGTGGTCAGGATTTCATAGAGACCTTTGTGGCCTTCTCCGGTTAAGGGGCCTTTGTGTGCCTCTAAGATTTCCTTCATGCTGTGACCAATGCCCCAGTTTGTCCGGTACATGTGGCCAGCAATGATGAACAGGACTGCGATCGCCAGGTGATGGTGTACGGTGTCGGTTAACCATAGACCACCTGTTTGTGGGTTTAATCCCCCTTTGAAGGTTAAGAAGTCAGAGTAGACTCCCCAATTCAAGGTAAAGAAAGGAGTTAAACCTTGTTTAAAACTGGGATACAGTTCTGCCATCAGGTTGGGGTTGAGGATGAATTCATGGGGTAAAGGAATATCCTTGACCGCCACTCCCGCATCCAGCAACTTGTTCGCGGGTAAGGACACATGGATTTGGTGCCCTGCCCAAGCCAAACTGCCCAGACCTAACAATCCAGCCAGGTGATGGTTCATCATCGACTCCGCATTCTGGAACCATTCCAGTTTGGGAGCGCGTTTGTGGTAGTGGAACCAACCAGCAAACAGCATTAAACCGGCCATCACCAGCGCACCAATGGCGGTGCAGTAAAGCTGGTAGGAGTTTGTGAAACCGGAAGACCGCCACATTTGGAATAATCCAGAGGTAATCTGAATTCCGTGGAAGCCACCGCCCACATCACCGTTTAAAATTTCTTGGCCGAAAATTGGCCATACAACTTGAGCGCTGGGCTTAATCCCCGTAGGGTTAGCCAGCCAAGCTTCGTAGTTTGAAAACTTAGCGCCGTGGAAGTAGGCGCCACTTAACCAGATAAAAATCACGGCTAAATGGCCGAAATGGGCGCTAAAGATTTTACGCGAAATATCTTCTAAATCGCTGGTATGACTATCGAAGTCGTGAGCGTCGGCGTGGAGGTTCCAAATCCAAGTGGTTGTACTTGGCCCTTTGGCTAAGTCACGGCGGAAATGTCCAGGTTTAGACCATCTTTCAAAAGAGGTAGGAACCGGATCTTCGCTGACCGTAACTTTTACTTTTGCCTCACGCTCTGGAGGACTGATTGTCATTTAGACTCTCCTCGACCTGTGACAAAAAATAAGTAACGTTGCAGATTTTGACAGAAGTTATACCCCTTTTTCAAAATCCTTCACAAAAGTTAGCGCTTCGTTAAATTGTTTCATAGATAAATTTCTATGAGACTAATTAT is a window of Planktothrix serta PCC 8927 DNA encoding:
- the psaA gene encoding photosystem I core protein PsaA; protein product: MTISPPEREAKVKVTVSEDPVPTSFERWSKPGHFRRDLAKGPSTTTWIWNLHADAHDFDSHTSDLEDISRKIFSAHFGHLAVIFIWLSGAYFHGAKFSNYEAWLANPTGIKPSAQVVWPIFGQEILNGDVGGGFHGIQITSGLFQMWRSSGFTNSYQLYCTAIGALVMAGLMLFAGWFHYHKRAPKLEWFQNAESMMNHHLAGLLGLGSLAWAGHQIHVSLPANKLLDAGVAVKDIPLPHEFILNPNLMAELYPSFKQGLTPFFTLNWGVYSDFLTFKGGLNPQTGGLWLTDTVHHHLAIAVLFIIAGHMYRTNWGIGHSMKEILEAHKGPLTGEGHKGLYEILTTSWHAQLAINLALMGSLSIIVAHHMYSMPPYPYIATDYPTQLSLFTHHMWIGGFLIVGAGAHASIFMVRDYVPANNVNNLLDRVLRHRDAIISHLNWVCIFLGFHSFGLYVHNDTMRAFGRPQDMFSDTGIQLQPVFAQWVQHIHALAPGSTAPHALASVSPVFGGGVVAVGGKVAMMPIVLGTADFMVHHIHAFTIHVTVLILLKGVLFARSSRLIPDKSELGFRFPCDGPGRGGTCQVSGWDHVFLGLFWMYNSLSIVIFHFSWKMQSDVWGTVGTDGTISHITNGNFAQSAITINGWLRDFLWAQAAQVITSYGSALSAYGLLFLGAHFVWAFSLMFLFSGRGYWQELIESIVWAHNKLKLAPAIQPRALSITQGRAVGVAHYLLGGIATTWAFFLARIISVG